A stretch of the Synechococcales cyanobacterium T60_A2020_003 genome encodes the following:
- the acpS gene encoding holo-ACP synthase, with protein sequence MDISIGTDIVYIPRIRRAVERFGTHFLARVYTSTEQQGYKIAQQSASPKDPAIAYLAGRWAAKEAVVKALGTGWTGLNYTDVEIDRQQNGVPRIVLYGTAATRLQERGVPQWKLSISHDQDYAIASALLIVHPHLQS encoded by the coding sequence TTGGACATTTCAATTGGAACGGACATTGTGTATATTCCCCGTATTCGGAGGGCTGTGGAACGTTTTGGTACTCACTTCTTGGCACGGGTGTATACCTCTACTGAACAACAGGGCTACAAAATAGCGCAACAGTCTGCTTCTCCTAAAGATCCGGCGATCGCCTACTTGGCAGGCCGCTGGGCCGCGAAGGAAGCCGTCGTGAAAGCCCTAGGGACAGGATGGACTGGGTTGAACTATACCGATGTCGAAATTGATCGGCAGCAAAACGGCGTCCCTCGGATTGTGCTGTACGGAACAGCAGCCACACGTCTCCAAGAACGAGGAGTCCCCCAGTGGAAACTGTCTATCAGCCATGATCAGGATTATGCGATCGCCTCTGCCCTTCTCATTGTTCACCCTCATCTCCAGTCGTGA
- the proC gene encoding pyrroline-5-carboxylate reductase, with translation MATKLGIIGGGVMGEALLSRLLFKGTYAPTDVFVSDPSADRRETLASQYQVHVSEQNQSVVDAADVLLLAIKPQLFDVVIQALVRQNPQQLVLSILAGVPLARLESAFPNYPVIRAMPNTPATVGAGMTAIAGGTHTQPTHLDLAMQVFGAVGEVVEVPERLMDAVTGLSGSGPAYVALMVEALADGGVAAGLPRAIAQQLALQTVLGTAELLKASNLHPAELKDRVTSPGGTTIAGVSHLERQGFRSALIEAVRAAAMRSQELGRS, from the coding sequence TTGGCAACGAAACTTGGAATCATTGGCGGCGGGGTAATGGGCGAAGCCCTGTTATCCCGTCTCCTTTTTAAGGGTACATATGCACCGACGGATGTCTTTGTTAGCGATCCGTCGGCAGATCGTCGTGAAACGCTGGCAAGTCAGTATCAGGTTCATGTGTCCGAACAGAACCAATCCGTTGTAGATGCAGCCGATGTTTTGTTGCTGGCCATCAAGCCTCAGCTCTTTGACGTAGTTATTCAGGCACTTGTTCGTCAAAACCCTCAGCAGCTTGTGCTTTCGATTTTGGCTGGCGTTCCCTTGGCGCGGTTGGAAAGCGCATTTCCCAATTATCCCGTTATTCGTGCGATGCCCAATACGCCAGCAACCGTGGGAGCCGGCATGACAGCGATCGCTGGCGGAACTCACACCCAACCGACTCACCTGGATCTCGCGATGCAGGTGTTTGGCGCAGTCGGAGAGGTGGTGGAAGTGCCAGAACGACTGATGGACGCCGTCACAGGACTTTCTGGATCGGGACCTGCCTACGTGGCGCTAATGGTAGAAGCCTTGGCGGATGGAGGAGTCGCGGCGGGTCTGCCACGGGCGATCGCCCAACAGCTTGCGTTACAAACCGTACTGGGAACGGCGGAGTTATTGAAAGCGTCAAACCTCCATCCCGCAGAACTCAAGGATCGAGTGACGAGTCCAGGGGGAACAACGATTGCCGGAGTTTCCCACCTGGAACGACAGGGGTTTCGCTCTGCATTGATAGAAGCGGTGAGGGCTGCGGCTATGCGATCGCAGGAATTGGGGCGATCGTAA
- a CDS encoding YggS family pyridoxal phosphate-dependent enzyme, giving the protein MNSSWPTTSIADRIHHIRQTIPVSVRLIAVSKQVSSAAIRAAYDAGVRDFAESRIQEAIAKQNDLSDLQDITWHFIGHLQTNKVAKAVQHFQWIHSVDSLKLAEYLDRYCDRADDAPYLCLQVKVLPDPNKYGWSVDELMADLPKLDALKHIRVRGLMTILPYGLEEATMRRGFQDTHALAERIRQQSWKRLQMQELSMGMSDDYSLAIAAGATMIRLGRTLFGDRTA; this is encoded by the coding sequence ATGAATTCTTCCTGGCCAACAACGTCTATTGCCGATCGAATCCATCACATTCGTCAAACAATCCCAGTCTCTGTCCGGCTCATCGCAGTCAGCAAACAAGTCTCTAGCGCTGCCATTCGCGCAGCCTACGATGCGGGTGTTCGCGACTTTGCCGAAAGTCGTATTCAAGAAGCGATCGCCAAACAAAACGACCTTTCTGACCTTCAGGATATAACGTGGCATTTTATTGGACATTTACAAACGAACAAAGTGGCGAAAGCGGTTCAGCATTTTCAGTGGATTCATTCCGTCGATAGCTTGAAACTAGCAGAATATCTTGATAGGTATTGCGATCGCGCTGATGATGCTCCCTATCTCTGCCTTCAAGTGAAAGTCTTGCCTGATCCAAATAAGTATGGTTGGTCGGTCGATGAACTGATGGCTGACTTGCCAAAGTTGGATGCATTGAAACATATCAGAGTGCGGGGACTGATGACGATCCTGCCCTATGGGTTAGAGGAGGCCACCATGCGCCGTGGATTTCAAGACACCCATGCCCTTGCGGAGCGAATTCGCCAACAGTCCTGGAAACGATTACAAATGCAGGAACTCTCGATGGGCATGTCGGATGACTACTCGCTGGCGATCGCCGCAGGAGCCACGATGATTCGGTTAGGGCGCACCTTATTTGGCGATCGCACAGCCTAA
- a CDS encoding anthranilate synthase component I — MTPVQPWVWRSLPLQQRSGSDIFAALVSNSSEIAVLLESPNEPPSSVVSPRSLRQYSICAGSPRAYQGRSQIWTPSMGQIFSTLKILHHRQQESTVPECVQHLPFTGGYLGWLGYDAAWDIEVLPYARADQLPFPVAFWYEPEWFTVLDHHNQVLWLAASSPAQSDKLEQQLEQSPRSDRPFIAEHGRRSPLTPQLAATQQDYETAVIKAKQYIRAGDIFQANLSLRFSTQTQVSSWDVYRALQTINPSPFASYWQTPWGSVMSCSPERLVQLRDRQAETRPIAGTRSRGITPEQDEQLAAELLDNRKENAEHIMLVDLERNDLGRVCEWGSVEVDELLTIERYSHVMHLVSNVKGTLHPDYDAIDLMRALFPGGTITGCPKVRCMEIIEELEPVRRSLFYGSCGYLDRRGNLDLNIFIRTLLAVPHRAGMTLYGQVGAGIVADSDPAQEWQESLHKAQAQLAALHHAESKASSLSPRV; from the coding sequence ATGACCCCCGTGCAGCCGTGGGTGTGGCGATCGCTCCCGCTTCAGCAGCGCTCCGGCTCGGATATCTTTGCCGCTCTAGTATCGAACTCGTCCGAGATTGCAGTACTGCTAGAAAGTCCCAACGAGCCGCCGAGTTCCGTGGTGTCGCCGCGGTCGTTGCGTCAATATTCCATCTGTGCAGGATCTCCACGGGCGTATCAAGGGCGATCGCAGATTTGGACACCCTCGATGGGGCAAATATTTTCGACGCTTAAGATTCTCCACCATCGGCAGCAGGAATCCACCGTTCCTGAATGCGTGCAGCATTTGCCTTTTACGGGAGGATACCTGGGTTGGTTAGGGTACGATGCCGCTTGGGATATTGAAGTGTTGCCCTACGCCCGGGCTGACCAACTCCCGTTTCCGGTGGCGTTCTGGTACGAGCCGGAGTGGTTTACGGTACTGGATCATCACAATCAAGTGCTGTGGTTGGCCGCTAGCAGTCCAGCGCAAAGTGACAAGCTGGAACAGCAGTTGGAACAGTCTCCACGGAGCGATCGCCCTTTCATTGCTGAACACGGCAGGCGATCGCCCCTCACTCCCCAACTTGCCGCAACTCAACAGGACTACGAAACGGCGGTCATCAAAGCCAAGCAGTACATCCGAGCTGGGGATATCTTTCAAGCGAACCTCTCGCTGCGATTTAGCACGCAAACTCAAGTCTCCTCTTGGGACGTCTATCGCGCCTTGCAAACCATTAATCCCTCTCCCTTTGCGAGCTATTGGCAAACCCCGTGGGGATCGGTGATGAGCTGTTCGCCGGAACGGTTGGTGCAGTTGCGCGATCGCCAAGCCGAAACCCGCCCCATTGCCGGAACGCGATCGCGGGGGATCACGCCAGAGCAGGATGAACAGCTTGCTGCAGAGCTGTTAGACAACCGCAAAGAAAACGCTGAACACATCATGCTGGTAGACTTAGAGCGCAATGACTTAGGGCGAGTCTGCGAGTGGGGATCGGTCGAGGTGGATGAATTGCTAACCATTGAGCGCTACAGCCATGTGATGCATTTGGTGAGTAACGTCAAAGGGACGCTGCATCCGGACTATGATGCCATCGATCTCATGCGCGCTCTGTTCCCCGGTGGCACGATTACGGGATGCCCCAAGGTGCGCTGCATGGAAATTATTGAAGAACTAGAACCCGTGCGCCGGAGCCTGTTCTACGGTTCATGCGGCTATTTAGACCGTCGGGGAAATCTAGATCTGAATATCTTCATTCGGACGCTGTTGGCTGTTCCCCACCGGGCAGGAATGACTTTATATGGTCAAGTGGGGGCTGGCATCGTGGCGGATAGCGATCCGGCTCAGGAGTGGCAGGAGTCTTTGCATAAGGCTCAAGCCCAGCTTGCGGCATTGCATCACGCTGAATCGAAAGCATCGTCATTATCTCCTAGGGTATAA
- a CDS encoding J domain-containing protein: MAQNHSFPNHYQTLEVPPTATQAEIKQAYRRLAKLFHPDSNRPTANHERITSINAAYEVLGDPKRRQYYDCELGNYVAHRSDRTTREAEAQCTHRRRSSGQATDDAIQLWIRYVYQPVNRKLGQVLSPLKTQINRLAADPFDDELMEQFQTYLDECRDRLTEAQRIFQSMPNPANVAGAAANLYYALSQLIDGIDELERFTVSYAENYLHTGQELFRIAARLRSEAQDAIHTIAR, encoded by the coding sequence ATGGCACAGAATCATTCTTTCCCAAATCACTACCAAACGCTAGAGGTACCACCTACGGCGACCCAGGCGGAAATTAAGCAAGCCTATCGTCGCTTGGCCAAGCTCTTTCATCCCGACAGTAATCGCCCGACCGCTAACCATGAGCGGATTACCAGCATTAACGCGGCCTATGAAGTGTTAGGAGATCCGAAGCGTCGTCAATACTACGATTGTGAGCTTGGGAACTATGTTGCCCATAGGAGCGATCGCACGACTCGTGAAGCTGAAGCGCAATGCACGCACCGTCGTCGTTCTAGCGGGCAGGCGACCGATGATGCGATTCAACTCTGGATTCGTTATGTCTATCAACCCGTGAATCGCAAACTGGGACAGGTGCTCAGCCCCCTCAAAACCCAGATCAATCGGTTAGCGGCGGATCCCTTTGATGATGAACTGATGGAACAGTTTCAGACCTACTTGGATGAATGTCGCGATCGCCTCACCGAAGCACAGCGCATTTTTCAATCGATGCCAAACCCGGCGAATGTCGCCGGAGCCGCTGCCAACTTGTACTATGCTCTGAGTCAACTGATCGATGGCATCGACGAACTAGAGCGCTTCACCGTTAGTTATGCTGAAAACTATCTGCATACAGGCCAGGAACTCTTTCGGATTGCGGCTCGGCTACGGTCAGAGGCCCAAGACGCGATCCACACTATTGCTCGGTAA
- the der gene encoding ribosome biogenesis GTPase Der encodes MPLPIVAIIGRPNVGKSTLVNRLAGSMEAIVHDEPGVTRDRTYKTSFWQDREFQIVDTGGMVFDDDTEFLPLIREQAMAALAEAKAAIFVVDGQAGLTAGDEAIAEWLRQQPIPTLLAVNKCESTAQGLAQAAEFWVLGLGEPFPISSIHGNGTGELLDHLITYLPVTEEEEELEETRVAIVGRPNVGKSSLLNAFVGEQRAIVSPISGTTRDAIDMVVERNDTRYRLIDTAGIRRKKNVDYGPEFFGINRSFKAIRRADVVLLVIDVLDGVTEQDQKLAGRIEEEGRACVIVVNKWDAVEDKDSYSIYEYEKQVKEKLYFLEWAEMIFVSALNGQRVRNILDVVDRAAEQHKRRVSTSVVNEVLQDALSWHTPPTTRQGRQGRIYYGTQVTSRPPTFTLFVNDPKLFNDNYRRYIERQFRESLGFTGTPIRISWRGKKMRELERGSANRATRV; translated from the coding sequence ATGCCACTGCCCATTGTTGCCATTATTGGTCGCCCAAACGTGGGCAAATCTACCCTGGTCAATCGCCTAGCTGGAAGCATGGAAGCTATTGTCCATGACGAACCAGGCGTAACGCGCGATCGCACCTATAAAACCTCGTTTTGGCAAGATCGAGAGTTTCAGATCGTAGACACAGGCGGCATGGTGTTTGACGATGATACCGAGTTTTTACCGCTCATTCGTGAACAGGCGATGGCCGCACTGGCAGAGGCTAAGGCCGCAATTTTTGTGGTAGATGGACAAGCAGGGCTAACCGCAGGAGATGAGGCGATCGCAGAATGGTTGCGGCAACAGCCTATCCCCACGCTTCTGGCGGTCAACAAGTGTGAATCCACCGCCCAAGGACTGGCGCAGGCCGCAGAGTTTTGGGTTCTGGGGCTGGGTGAACCGTTCCCGATTTCCAGCATTCACGGCAACGGTACGGGCGAATTGCTCGATCACCTGATTACCTACCTTCCAGTCACAGAAGAGGAAGAGGAACTCGAAGAAACGCGAGTGGCGATCGTGGGTCGTCCGAATGTCGGTAAGTCCAGTTTGCTCAATGCCTTTGTGGGGGAACAGCGGGCGATCGTCAGTCCGATTTCGGGCACAACACGTGATGCGATTGATATGGTGGTGGAACGCAACGACACGCGCTATCGCCTGATTGACACTGCCGGAATTCGCCGCAAGAAAAACGTGGACTATGGCCCGGAGTTTTTTGGCATCAACCGTTCCTTCAAAGCGATTCGGCGGGCGGATGTCGTCCTACTCGTGATTGATGTGTTGGATGGCGTTACGGAGCAAGATCAGAAACTAGCGGGCCGCATTGAAGAAGAAGGCCGTGCCTGCGTGATTGTGGTCAACAAGTGGGATGCCGTTGAGGACAAAGATTCCTACTCGATCTATGAGTACGAAAAGCAGGTTAAAGAGAAGCTGTATTTTCTAGAGTGGGCCGAGATGATCTTCGTCAGTGCCTTGAACGGCCAGCGGGTGCGCAACATTTTGGACGTTGTGGATCGGGCGGCGGAACAGCACAAGCGACGGGTATCCACCTCGGTGGTGAACGAAGTCCTGCAAGATGCCCTCAGTTGGCATACACCGCCGACCACGCGCCAAGGTCGCCAGGGTCGCATCTACTACGGCACTCAAGTGACATCCCGTCCCCCCACGTTTACTCTCTTTGTGAATGATCCCAAGCTGTTCAACGACAACTATCGCCGCTATATTGAGCGTCAGTTCCGCGAGAGTCTAGGCTTTACGGGAACCCCGATTCGGATTTCGTGGCGCGGTAAGAAAATGCGGGAACTTGAACGCGGTAGTGCAAACCGAGCAACGCGCGTTTAG
- a CDS encoding cell division protein SepF, whose amino-acid sequence MSNIFTKLRDFVGLNDPVEYEYEYDEVDGEDYQNIYQEEQVAPVLDDEPRRRRIRERSTMMSTEIGAGAAMSNVIGMPGAAGGMSEVMVMEPRSFEEMPQAIRALRERKSVVLNLTIMDPDQAQRAVDFVAGGTYAIDGHQERIGESIFLFTPNCVQVSTQVGGVMDPAMPQPAVRTMRPATAPAPSWVAEQQVRMAQ is encoded by the coding sequence GTGAGCAATATATTCACCAAACTTCGGGATTTTGTAGGGCTGAACGACCCCGTTGAATACGAGTATGAGTATGACGAGGTAGATGGTGAGGACTACCAAAACATCTATCAAGAAGAGCAGGTGGCTCCTGTCCTTGATGATGAGCCTCGTCGTCGTCGTATTCGTGAGCGATCCACAATGATGTCTACTGAAATAGGAGCAGGTGCTGCGATGAGCAATGTGATTGGTATGCCCGGTGCGGCTGGCGGAATGTCCGAAGTGATGGTGATGGAGCCTCGCAGCTTCGAGGAGATGCCCCAAGCCATCCGTGCATTGCGTGAGCGTAAATCCGTTGTTTTGAACCTGACGATTATGGATCCTGATCAGGCCCAACGGGCTGTCGATTTTGTTGCTGGTGGTACCTATGCCATCGACGGTCATCAAGAGCGGATCGGCGAGAGTATTTTCCTCTTCACACCGAACTGTGTTCAGGTCAGCACTCAAGTAGGTGGCGTGATGGATCCCGCTATGCCTCAACCCGCAGTTCGGACGATGCGTCCGGCTACGGCTCCTGCCCCCTCTTGGGTTGCCGAGCAGCAAGTTCGTATGGCGCAATAG
- a CDS encoding PipX family protein, with product MATETYLNHPTFGLLYRVCLLEESRELFTTLYAQRLFFVVTTTSDGLQFDPVSRSDARILVESRM from the coding sequence ATGGCCACTGAAACTTACCTTAACCATCCCACCTTTGGGCTTCTCTACCGAGTTTGCCTGCTTGAGGAAAGTCGTGAACTGTTTACGACCCTATACGCCCAGCGACTGTTCTTTGTGGTGACCACCACAAGCGACGGGCTGCAATTTGATCCCGTTAGCCGTTCTGATGCGCGCATCCTTGTGGAAAGTCGGATGTGA
- the nrtS gene encoding nitrate/nitrite transporter NrtS has translation MKSICLFIQNLTNPEFALTGLKVACVVGTLLFALNHGHALLSGTMTRDRWISALLTYCVPYIVNVHGQYTSALKAQNSSSELPGPVSR, from the coding sequence ATGAAATCGATTTGTCTGTTTATCCAAAACCTCACTAATCCAGAGTTTGCGCTCACAGGATTAAAGGTTGCCTGTGTCGTTGGAACCCTACTATTTGCCCTCAACCACGGCCATGCCTTGCTCAGCGGAACCATGACTCGCGATCGCTGGATTTCGGCACTGCTTACCTACTGCGTCCCTTACATTGTCAACGTTCATGGACAATACACGAGCGCTCTCAAAGCTCAAAACAGTTCGTCAGAGTTGCCTGGCCCTGTCTCTCGCTAG
- a CDS encoding protein kinase family protein: MSPTQAVSCFRELADAFHTLHQKGLIHCDVHPGNIILRPDGQPILIDFGSAKLLQPGRFTVTTTVNEGFAPYEL, encoded by the coding sequence ATGTCTCCAACGCAGGCTGTATCCTGTTTTCGAGAGCTGGCAGATGCGTTCCATACGCTGCACCAGAAAGGCTTAATTCATTGCGATGTTCATCCCGGTAACATTATTCTGCGTCCAGATGGCCAACCTATTTTGATTGACTTTGGTTCGGCAAAACTGTTGCAACCGGGGAGGTTTACGGTGACTACAACGGTCAATGAGGGTTTTGCCCCCTATGAACTATGA
- a CDS encoding DUF760 domain-containing protein, translated as MNTPSKQNLGFLGREGESANSLWQYVQSMSPEAIAHLSKPESSEVAQVMEHNIIGMLGSLPPEGFGVTITTSREQLGRLIASAMMNGYFLRNVEQRMQFEKTFQMFDSAGAEGTDAE; from the coding sequence GTGAATACCCCATCGAAACAAAATTTAGGTTTTCTTGGTCGAGAGGGTGAATCCGCGAACTCTCTTTGGCAGTACGTACAGTCCATGAGTCCAGAGGCGATCGCCCATCTCTCCAAGCCCGAATCTTCTGAAGTAGCTCAGGTGATGGAGCACAACATTATCGGGATGTTGGGAAGCCTGCCTCCTGAAGGTTTTGGAGTGACGATCACAACCAGCCGCGAACAGCTTGGTCGGTTGATCGCGTCGGCGATGATGAATGGGTACTTCCTCCGCAACGTCGAACAGCGGATGCAGTTTGAGAAGACGTTTCAGATGTTTGATTCTGCAGGCGCTGAAGGCACAGACGCAGAGTAA
- the mutY gene encoding A/G-specific adenine glycosylase — MDQLRRSLLDWYSREGRTLPWRETRNPYAIWVSEIMLQQTQVKTVLPYYERWLATFPTINALAAADQQSVLKAWEGLGYYARARNLHKAAQIIVSEHNGQFPTDLDAILALPGIGRTTAGGILSSAFNQALSILDGNVKRVLARLIALDRPPNKALSLLWQHSDQLLDPQHPRDFNQALMDLGATVCLPKTPVCDRCPWRSPCQAYNLNVQQEIPMAETRAPVPHKIIGVAVIWNDQGQILIDRRKQDGLLGGLWEFPGGKVEPDETIETCIAREIQEELGIEIEVGDRLIVVDHAYSHFRVTLNVHHCRHFSGDPQPIECDEVRWVEPSDLREYAFPKANVQIIDAILAERSQIAADSGKPMKGG; from the coding sequence TTGGATCAACTGCGGCGATCGCTCCTTGATTGGTATAGCCGTGAGGGGCGCACTCTACCCTGGCGAGAAACCCGTAATCCCTACGCTATCTGGGTTTCGGAAATTATGCTGCAACAAACCCAGGTCAAAACGGTTTTACCCTATTACGAGCGCTGGTTGGCGACTTTTCCGACCATAAATGCCTTAGCCGCCGCCGATCAGCAAAGCGTCCTCAAAGCCTGGGAAGGTTTGGGCTATTATGCACGGGCGCGAAACCTGCACAAAGCCGCACAAATCATTGTTTCAGAGCATAACGGACAGTTTCCAACCGATCTTGATGCTATCTTAGCGCTACCGGGCATTGGACGCACGACCGCAGGCGGCATTCTCAGTTCGGCCTTCAATCAGGCCCTCTCGATCCTGGATGGCAATGTCAAACGGGTTTTGGCGCGACTCATTGCCCTCGATCGCCCACCCAACAAAGCGCTATCTCTGCTCTGGCAGCATTCCGATCAGCTTCTCGATCCACAGCATCCCCGCGATTTTAATCAAGCCTTGATGGATTTGGGCGCAACGGTGTGTTTGCCGAAAACTCCGGTGTGCGATCGCTGTCCCTGGCGATCGCCCTGTCAGGCGTATAATTTGAACGTTCAACAGGAGATTCCTATGGCTGAAACCCGTGCCCCCGTGCCTCACAAGATCATTGGCGTTGCTGTGATTTGGAATGATCAAGGCCAGATTTTGATCGATCGCCGCAAGCAGGACGGTTTGCTGGGCGGCCTCTGGGAGTTTCCGGGGGGCAAGGTGGAACCGGATGAAACGATTGAAACCTGCATTGCGCGGGAAATTCAGGAAGAGTTGGGGATTGAGATCGAGGTGGGCGATCGCCTGATCGTGGTAGATCATGCTTACAGCCATTTTCGAGTGACGCTAAATGTCCATCACTGTCGGCATTTCAGCGGCGACCCGCAACCGATCGAATGCGACGAAGTGCGCTGGGTTGAGCCCTCAGATTTGCGGGAGTATGCCTTTCCCAAGGCCAATGTCCAAATCATTGATGCAATTTTGGCGGAGAGATCACAAATCGCGGCAGACTCAGGCAAACCTATGAAAGGAGGTTAG
- a CDS encoding ABC transporter permease has translation MTRYILKRLLNLIPVLLGITMLVFLFLHLIPGDPATIMLGDRASADQVETLRERMGLNEPLPLQYVTFLGNLLRLDLGRSIFTGFPIIEEIKIRWPATFELSLAAMLLAIALGIPLGVLAAVRKNSILDNVLMTGSLLGVSMPVYWLGLLLVYLFAVNLQWLPPSGRISIEGGMQFQPITGFFVLDALLQGNMQALKDILAHLTLPALALSTIPLAILARITRSAMLDVLSQDYIRTARAKGLREFWVIGKHALKNAMLPVVTVIGLEFGTLLGGAILTETIFAWPGIGTWIYDGILARDYPVVQGGIIFVAIAFVLINLVVDLSYALLDPRVQFK, from the coding sequence ATGACTCGATATATTCTGAAACGCCTCCTGAACTTAATTCCAGTTCTCCTTGGGATCACCATGCTCGTGTTCCTATTTTTGCATTTGATCCCCGGTGATCCGGCCACCATCATGCTGGGCGATCGCGCCTCGGCAGACCAGGTCGAAACCCTACGCGAACGTATGGGACTCAACGAACCGCTGCCCTTGCAGTATGTAACGTTTTTAGGTAACTTGCTCCGTCTGGATTTGGGACGCAGTATCTTTACCGGATTCCCGATTATTGAAGAAATCAAAATTCGTTGGCCTGCGACGTTTGAACTGTCCTTAGCGGCCATGCTGCTGGCGATCGCCCTTGGCATTCCCTTGGGAGTGCTGGCGGCGGTTCGCAAAAACAGTATTTTAGACAACGTCCTGATGACGGGATCGCTGCTCGGCGTATCCATGCCCGTGTATTGGCTAGGGCTGTTGCTGGTCTATCTCTTTGCGGTCAATCTCCAATGGTTGCCCCCCAGTGGACGCATCAGCATTGAAGGCGGGATGCAGTTTCAGCCCATCACAGGGTTCTTTGTGCTAGATGCTCTGCTGCAAGGTAATATGCAGGCACTCAAAGACATCTTGGCGCATCTGACCTTACCCGCCCTTGCCCTCAGCACTATTCCACTTGCGATCCTGGCGCGAATTACCCGCAGTGCGATGTTGGACGTTCTCTCTCAGGACTACATCCGCACTGCACGGGCGAAGGGATTGCGGGAGTTTTGGGTGATTGGTAAACATGCGCTTAAAAATGCGATGCTCCCGGTGGTCACGGTGATTGGGCTGGAGTTTGGAACGTTGCTAGGGGGAGCGATTTTAACGGAAACGATTTTTGCATGGCCGGGGATCGGAACGTGGATCTATGACGGCATTCTGGCGCGAGATTATCCGGTTGTCCAGGGCGGAATTATCTTTGTGGCGATCGCCTTTGTGCTGATCAATCTGGTGGTGGATCTGTCCTATGCGCTTCTCGATCCACGGGTGCAGTTTAAGTGA
- a CDS encoding GUN4 domain-containing protein: MRVLPPMNYEQGNQEAGPQPTLDVYALAATLYYAVTGPKPQASMNRKMFGDKLEPPKQLCSEIPNWLDRAIWQGMALEADDRPASMQAWAGLLTPPQPKPLPQPVYSSPQPRPQPAPQPSTVSSTPNGSTLSRQEFLRGVAWGGFAGLGLLTAFGISQFFKKETHDPILSSDNAPSSATSTETGSPQSFQADYDQLEELLQAGQWQEADQATLDLMLKIANREEEGWLDIDNIENFPCDALGKIDQLWVKASNGQSSEEDLYETHRTSKIMYWRVGGCRH; encoded by the coding sequence ATGAGGGTTTTGCCCCCTATGAACTATGAACAGGGAAATCAAGAGGCTGGCCCTCAGCCGACGCTGGATGTTTATGCTCTAGCGGCGACCCTGTACTACGCGGTGACTGGCCCAAAACCGCAAGCCTCGATGAACCGTAAAATGTTTGGCGATAAGCTTGAACCCCCCAAGCAATTGTGTAGCGAGATTCCCAACTGGCTAGATCGAGCGATTTGGCAGGGAATGGCCTTAGAGGCCGACGATCGACCTGCTTCGATGCAAGCCTGGGCTGGTTTACTGACGCCACCGCAGCCAAAGCCCCTGCCTCAACCTGTCTATTCTTCGCCTCAACCACGTCCCCAACCTGCACCGCAGCCATCAACCGTGTCCTCCACTCCTAATGGCTCTACCCTATCGAGGCAAGAGTTTCTGAGAGGAGTGGCATGGGGAGGGTTTGCCGGTCTTGGCTTGCTCACAGCTTTTGGCATTAGTCAGTTTTTCAAGAAGGAAACGCATGATCCAATATTGAGTTCAGATAATGCTCCCTCATCCGCAACGTCTACAGAAACAGGTTCACCTCAGTCGTTTCAAGCGGATTATGATCAGCTAGAGGAACTTTTGCAGGCAGGGCAATGGCAAGAGGCCGATCAAGCAACCTTGGATCTCATGCTGAAAATTGCGAATCGGGAGGAAGAAGGCTGGTTAGATATCGACAACATTGAGAATTTCCCCTGCGACGCTTTAGGGAAAATTGACCAGCTTTGGGTGAAAGCAAGCAATGGCCAGTCAAGCGAGGAAGACTTGTATGAAACCCATCGCACAAGCAAGATCATGTACTGGCGAGTCGGTGGATGTCGGCATTGA